One segment of Gammaproteobacteria bacterium DNA contains the following:
- the nusA gene encoding transcription termination/antitermination protein NusA, translating to MRVKDSKEGNKEILLVVDAVSNEKGVNKEVIFDALEIALASVAKKRYPGDPDVRVVINRRTGSYETFRCWSIVADTAQVENPDREMALFEARQIKADAQVNEIVQSPLENADFGGRIAAQTAKQVIVQKVRDAERAQIVEAYLHRKGELITGVVKRLERGEVIIDIGGNVEAKITREDLIPRESFRIGERVRGYLKDVRTESRGPQLFVSRVAPEFLVALFTLEVPEINQGLIEIRCAARDPGSRAKIAVKSKDTRIDPVGACVGMRGARVQSVTNELAGERVDIVQWDDDSVRFVMNAMSPAEVDSVIVDEDTHSMDIIVSDEKQLAQAIGKGGQNVQLASRLTGWTLNVMTHEQAFARRGQEDEALIRMFMEQLGVDEEIAEILAREGFSGLEEVAYVPVHEMLEIAEFDEEIVEELRGRARDVLLTRAIAAEEQFGDAQPADDLRSMEGMDEELAITLARHGINTMEDLAELSVDDLNEIAGLSDERAARLIMTARAPWFSNNG from the coding sequence ATGCGCGTTAAAGACAGCAAAGAAGGCAATAAAGAAATCCTGCTGGTCGTGGACGCCGTCTCCAATGAGAAAGGCGTTAATAAGGAGGTAATCTTCGACGCACTGGAAATCGCGCTGGCTTCGGTGGCCAAGAAACGTTATCCAGGCGATCCTGATGTGCGGGTGGTGATTAACCGGCGAACGGGAAGTTATGAAACCTTCCGATGCTGGTCCATCGTAGCCGATACTGCGCAGGTCGAAAATCCGGATCGGGAAATGGCGCTCTTCGAGGCCCGCCAGATCAAGGCGGACGCCCAAGTCAATGAAATAGTGCAATCACCGCTGGAAAACGCTGACTTTGGCGGGCGTATCGCTGCACAAACCGCCAAACAAGTGATTGTCCAAAAGGTTCGAGACGCCGAACGCGCACAGATTGTTGAAGCCTACCTGCATCGCAAGGGTGAGCTGATTACCGGCGTGGTCAAGCGCCTCGAGCGCGGCGAAGTGATTATCGATATCGGCGGCAATGTCGAAGCCAAGATCACCCGCGAGGATCTCATTCCTCGTGAATCATTCCGCATCGGCGAGCGGGTGCGCGGCTATTTGAAAGATGTGCGCACTGAGAGTCGCGGCCCGCAGCTTTTCGTGAGCCGGGTCGCCCCAGAGTTTCTAGTGGCGCTATTCACCCTGGAAGTGCCCGAGATTAATCAGGGACTCATCGAGATTCGCTGCGCCGCGCGCGATCCGGGTTCCCGGGCCAAGATCGCCGTTAAAAGCAAGGATACGCGCATTGACCCTGTGGGCGCCTGCGTGGGCATGCGCGGCGCGCGAGTGCAGAGCGTCACCAATGAGTTGGCCGGCGAACGGGTTGATATCGTGCAATGGGACGATGATTCGGTGCGCTTTGTCATGAACGCCATGTCGCCGGCGGAAGTCGATTCGGTGATCGTCGACGAAGATACTCATAGTATGGATATCATTGTTTCCGACGAGAAGCAGTTAGCTCAGGCCATCGGGAAGGGGGGGCAGAATGTGCAATTGGCCAGCCGCTTGACCGGTTGGACGCTCAATGTCATGACCCATGAGCAGGCGTTCGCCCGACGTGGCCAGGAAGATGAAGCGTTGATCAGGATGTTCATGGAACAACTGGGAGTCGATGAGGAAATCGCAGAAATTCTGGCGAGAGAAGGATTTTCCGGCCTGGAAGAAGTAGCCTATGTGCCAGTGCATGAAATGCTGGAAATTGCGGAATTCGATGAAGAGATTGTTGAAGAATTGCGCGGGCGGGCGCGCGATGTTCTGTTGACCCGAGCGATTGCCGCTGAGGAGCAGTTCGGGGATGCACAACCTGCCGATGATTTGCGGTCGATGGAAGGGATGGATGAGGAACTAGCGATCACCCTGGCGCGTCATGGGATTAACACTATGGAAGATTTGGCCGAACTTTCGGTCGATGATCTGAATGAAATAGCCGGTCTGAGCGATGAGCGGGCCGCAAGATTGATTATGACGGCGCGAGCGCCCTGGTTTTCAAACAATGGGTAG
- the wrbA gene encoding NAD(P)H:quinone oxidoreductase: MAEILVLYYSRTGGTAEMARRIARGVEEVPEMTARLRTVPAISTVCEAIADDIPNAGPPYVNLDDLKECAGLALGSPTRFGNMAAPLKYFLDSTGGLWLAGALCGKPAAVFTSASTLHGGHESTLLTMMLPLLHHGMLLVGLPFTEAALHQTRGGGTPYGPSHWSGAESSAVLDSEEQRLGRALGRRLADVTRRLEQGGV, encoded by the coding sequence ATGGCTGAGATTCTCGTGTTGTATTACAGCCGTACCGGGGGAACTGCCGAAATGGCCCGACGCATTGCCCGTGGCGTTGAGGAAGTTCCAGAGATGACAGCGCGACTGCGCACGGTGCCAGCGATTTCAACAGTCTGTGAGGCGATTGCGGATGACATTCCCAACGCCGGTCCACCCTATGTCAATCTGGACGATCTCAAGGAATGCGCAGGATTAGCCTTGGGCAGTCCGACTCGGTTTGGCAACATGGCGGCGCCGCTTAAGTATTTTCTGGACTCCACGGGTGGGCTATGGTTGGCAGGCGCGCTGTGCGGTAAACCTGCTGCCGTCTTCACGTCAGCGTCGACTCTGCACGGTGGTCATGAATCGACCCTGCTGACCATGATGCTGCCGTTGTTGCATCACGGCATGTTATTGGTGGGCCTGCCTTTTACCGAGGCGGCGTTGCATCAAACGCGCGGTGGCGGTACGCCTTATGGCCCCAGTCACTGGTCAGGCGCAGAATCCAGCGCTGTGCTTGATAGTGAAGAGCAGCGCTTGGGTCGGGCGTTGGGTCGGCGTCTGGCGGACGTGACGCGGCGTCTGGAACAAGGTGGGGTATGA
- the rimP gene encoding ribosome maturation factor RimP has product MREDIQKLGRILTPVVEAMGYEWVGMEFHSSRPNALLRVYIDSETGITLDDCQRVSHQLSGVLDVEDLITGRYTLEISSPGLDRPLFEAKHFERFAGSQVQLRLREPQEGRRKLVGRLLGMRDDKVAIVDSEGREWQAPLERVEKARLAPEL; this is encoded by the coding sequence ATGCGCGAGGACATTCAGAAACTCGGGCGAATTTTAACCCCCGTGGTGGAAGCCATGGGTTATGAATGGGTAGGCATGGAATTTCATTCCAGTCGCCCCAACGCCTTGTTGCGAGTTTATATCGACAGCGAAACGGGCATCACCCTGGACGATTGCCAACGCGTCAGCCATCAGCTGAGCGGCGTGTTGGATGTGGAGGATCTCATCACTGGGCGTTATACCCTGGAGATATCCTCGCCTGGTCTGGATCGCCCTTTATTCGAGGCGAAGCATTTTGAGCGCTTCGCTGGCTCGCAAGTACAACTGCGGTTACGCGAACCGCAGGAAGGACGGCGCAAGCTGGTTGGGCGCCTGCTTGGAATGCGCGACGACAAGGTGGCGATCGTGGACAGCGAGGGACGGGAATGGCAAGCGCCGCTCGAGCGGGTTGAAAAGGCTCGATTGGCGCCCGAACTCTAG
- a CDS encoding DUF2069 domain-containing protein encodes MSRFWRWVALTGYFGLFGWLLLWFAWLEPPGHLPVALVLLALVGPLLWPLRGLLHGRPYTHAWAGFLALFYFTVGVFHAAGPMARPWLAWLEIGFSVLWFVGAILYVRAHSRELARRQGLL; translated from the coding sequence ATGAGCCGCTTCTGGCGATGGGTCGCATTAACCGGCTATTTTGGTCTGTTTGGGTGGTTGTTACTATGGTTCGCTTGGCTGGAGCCGCCGGGGCATTTGCCGGTGGCATTGGTGTTGTTGGCGCTGGTCGGCCCGCTGTTATGGCCATTGCGCGGTTTGTTGCATGGCCGTCCTTACACCCATGCCTGGGCTGGGTTTCTGGCGCTCTTCTATTTCACAGTCGGGGTCTTCCACGCCGCAGGGCCGATGGCCCGACCGTGGCTGGCCTGGCTGGAAATCGGATTCAGCGTGCTGTGGTTTGTGGGCGCGATCCTGTATGTTCGCGCTCATTCACGGGAACTTGCGCGTCGCCAGGGACTCTTATGA
- a CDS encoding DUF4398 domain-containing protein: MRLAVAIIALTACATAPVQEMSDARLAIRSAEAVGALQHSPQALMEAQRLLQEAQTHLESGAYEDARQYALDARQQAIKARNMALRNNNLFRSNPTP, translated from the coding sequence GTGCGACTCGCCGTCGCGATAATAGCGTTGACCGCTTGCGCAACGGCGCCCGTGCAAGAGATGAGCGACGCCCGCCTGGCGATCCGTTCGGCAGAGGCAGTCGGTGCTTTACAGCACTCGCCCCAAGCCCTGATGGAGGCTCAGCGCCTGTTGCAAGAGGCGCAGACCCACTTGGAGAGCGGCGCCTACGAGGATGCCCGCCAGTATGCCCTGGATGCTCGCCAGCAAGCCATTAAGGCGCGGAATATGGCGTTGCGAAATAATAATCTATTTCGTTCTAACCCGACTCCCTGA
- a CDS encoding translation initiation factor IF-2 associated domain-containing protein: MTDVTVKQFATVVGIPVDRLLEQFAEAGIVVANAEAAITEKQKVDLLAHLRRSHGGQSIPGATEPKKIILKRKTHSEIKMSGGAAGQVKTVSVEVRKKRTYVKRSLVDDESSRRRETVIQSETPAPAVVETSTLPLVKGAPTSAVTGTEASHDNIEEPVPTALQQVEETSRLSTEEEVRRQAEEEARRQAEEEVRRQAEEAARHQAEEAARHQAEEEARRRLEQDHRRKPAEKPVAARAAEIPPRRASNSVTASQPQRRPEVGGAEPESRARKPVAPPTTEGKTRRKAEAPARPAAGKPRSEGRTDTHGPRREIAPGGDRFPRGRADQGALEKGERRKSRKSKTTKAPAAVS, encoded by the coding sequence ATGACGGATGTAACGGTCAAGCAGTTTGCGACAGTTGTCGGTATACCGGTGGATCGCTTATTGGAGCAGTTTGCCGAAGCAGGTATCGTGGTCGCCAATGCGGAGGCAGCGATCACAGAGAAACAGAAGGTGGATCTTTTGGCCCATTTGCGCCGAAGTCATGGTGGCCAATCCATTCCAGGCGCGACCGAGCCTAAAAAAATCATCCTTAAACGCAAGACTCATAGTGAAATTAAAATGAGCGGAGGCGCGGCTGGGCAGGTTAAAACCGTCAGTGTGGAAGTGCGTAAAAAACGAACCTATGTCAAACGCAGCCTGGTGGATGATGAATCCTCGCGCCGTCGTGAAACCGTAATTCAAAGCGAAACGCCTGCACCTGCTGTGGTGGAAACATCGACGCTACCTCTGGTTAAAGGCGCGCCAACGTCTGCTGTGACGGGAACAGAAGCGTCGCACGACAACATTGAGGAACCGGTTCCCACAGCGCTCCAGCAGGTGGAAGAAACATCCAGACTATCTACCGAGGAAGAAGTCCGTCGTCAAGCCGAGGAAGAAGCCCGTCGTCAAGCCGAGGAAGAAGTCCGTCGTCAAGCTGAGGAAGCCGCCCGTCATCAAGCTGAGGAAGCCGCCCGTCATCAAGCTGAGGAAGAAGCCCGCCGTCGGTTGGAGCAGGATCATCGGCGAAAACCCGCAGAGAAACCGGTTGCCGCTCGAGCGGCTGAAATACCGCCGCGTCGAGCATCGAATAGCGTCACCGCGTCTCAGCCGCAGCGGCGCCCCGAGGTGGGTGGAGCTGAACCCGAAAGCCGCGCCAGAAAACCCGTCGCACCTCCGACGACGGAAGGTAAGACCCGCAGAAAAGCTGAAGCGCCGGCCCGTCCGGCGGCGGGCAAACCCCGCAGTGAGGGACGAACTGACACGCATGGCCCGCGCCGTGAAATTGCGCCGGGTGGCGACCGATTCCCAAGGGGACGCGCTGATCAGGGCGCACTCGAAAAGGGTGAGCGCCGCAAATCGAGAAAAAGCAAGACCACAAAAGCGCCCGCTGCTGTGTCA